In a single window of the Ignavibacteria bacterium genome:
- a CDS encoding GDP-mannose 4,6-dehydratase — protein MLNFRSKKVLVTGGLGFVGSSLSIRLAEAGAEVLIVDNMLPRQGGNLFNIEPVKDKVKVNISDIRNPTSMNHLVKGMDYIFHIAGQVNHVDSVKDPLNDLSINVEGTLVLMEALRMNNPLARVIFTGTRGEYGSSLTLPVAENHAINPIGIYAITNFAAERIVLTYHNLHHIKSVCLRITNTFGPRHQMAHDEYGVFNWFIRKAMDNEVIPIFGDGRILRDYLYIDDLTKSMLAVAGSENVYGEVYNIGSGVPLSFLDLAKKIISIAGTGKVDHTEFTSERKALEPGDYYADISKINAAIGWKPEISIEEGIKKTIEYYKVNRKRYW, from the coding sequence ATGTTAAATTTCAGATCAAAAAAAGTATTGGTTACCGGCGGACTTGGGTTCGTAGGAAGCAGCCTGAGCATAAGACTTGCGGAAGCAGGCGCTGAAGTTTTAATTGTGGATAATATGCTTCCGCGGCAGGGCGGTAATCTTTTCAATATTGAGCCTGTAAAAGATAAAGTAAAAGTAAATATTTCCGATATCAGGAATCCAACTTCCATGAACCATCTTGTAAAAGGGATGGATTATATTTTTCATATAGCGGGACAGGTAAATCATGTTGACAGTGTTAAGGATCCATTAAATGACCTGTCAATCAATGTTGAAGGTACACTGGTCTTAATGGAAGCATTAAGAATGAATAATCCGTTAGCAAGGGTTATATTTACAGGAACAAGGGGTGAATACGGCTCATCATTGACACTGCCTGTTGCTGAAAATCACGCTATTAACCCCATAGGTATTTACGCAATAACAAATTTTGCTGCTGAAAGAATTGTTCTCACATATCATAACTTGCATCATATTAAGTCTGTTTGCCTGCGCATTACAAATACCTTTGGACCGCGTCACCAGATGGCACACGATGAATACGGAGTATTCAATTGGTTCATACGCAAAGCAATGGATAATGAGGTTATACCAATTTTCGGTGATGGCAGAATATTAAGGGATTATTTATATATTGATGACTTAACGAAATCCATGCTTGCAGTTGCCGGATCTGAAAATGTTTACGGTGAAGTCTATAATATCGGTTCCGGGGTGCCTTTGAGCTTTTTGGACCTTGCAAAAAAGATCATCTCCATTGCAGGAACAGGAAAAGTTGATCATACGGAGTTCACATCAGAGAGGAAAGCGCTGGAACCCGGCGATTATTATGCAGATATATCAAAGATAAATGCGGCTATCGGCTGGAAACCTGAAATTTCTATAGAAGAGGGAATTAAAAAAACCATCGAGTATTACAAAGTAAACAGAAAAAGATATTGGTAA
- a CDS encoding glycosyltransferase, with protein MNKRVFLGLNNTAGVCTRLKAGFEENGIVSDFYSYREHTFGYETDFIIRYSNIRVFRIIQKLILMGKLILRYKYFIYDSSSTLLPDYRDIKILRFFGKKCMMVFTGCDIRIPELVEKYRWNPCKDCEDSYKKFVGCDIEAKKSIIEKIEREFDFIVAPQEASGYLKRDFIRAYFPVNPEKFPTEKYNKKKLNPKLRILHAPSNPVYKGTKYIVEVINRLKDNFDFEFITITNISINELYNEIEKSDLIIDQMLTGIYGLFSIEAMAMYKPVVCYVREDSWDLIADECPIYNASPDTLYDTLYNILSNPSQLIERGIRSRAFVEKFHNAKKTSKKFYALFEKA; from the coding sequence ATGAATAAAAGAGTTTTTTTAGGCTTAAATAATACAGCTGGTGTTTGCACCAGGTTAAAAGCTGGTTTTGAAGAAAACGGAATAGTATCTGATTTTTACTCTTACAGAGAACACACTTTTGGTTACGAAACCGATTTCATTATTAGGTACAGTAATATTCGGGTATTCAGAATTATCCAAAAATTAATCCTTATGGGTAAATTAATTTTGAGATATAAATATTTTATATATGATTCATCGTCCACTTTGCTTCCTGATTATAGAGATATTAAGATCTTAAGATTCTTCGGAAAAAAATGTATGATGGTATTTACCGGATGTGATATCAGGATACCGGAATTAGTTGAAAAATATCGGTGGAATCCATGTAAAGATTGTGAAGATAGTTATAAAAAATTTGTTGGCTGCGATATTGAAGCCAAGAAATCAATCATCGAAAAGATAGAAAGAGAATTTGATTTCATAGTAGCACCCCAGGAAGCATCGGGATATTTAAAAAGAGATTTTATTAGAGCTTACTTTCCGGTAAACCCCGAAAAGTTTCCGACTGAAAAATATAACAAAAAGAAATTAAATCCAAAACTACGGATACTACATGCACCCTCAAATCCTGTTTACAAAGGTACTAAGTATATTGTTGAAGTAATTAACCGGCTCAAAGATAATTTTGACTTTGAATTTATTACAATTACTAATATATCCATAAATGAGCTTTATAATGAAATAGAAAAATCTGACTTAATAATTGACCAAATGTTGACCGGTATCTACGGACTGTTTTCTATAGAAGCAATGGCAATGTACAAACCCGTAGTATGTTATGTCAGGGAAGATTCATGGGACTTGATAGCAGACGAGTGTCCTATCTACAATGCAAGTCCAGATACATTATATGATACATTATATAATATTCTTTCAAACCCATCTCAATTGATAGAACGCGGCATTAGATCCCGTGCGTTTGTGGAGAAATTTCATAATGCAAAAAAAACATCAAAAAAATTTTATGCTCTATTTGAAAAGGCGTAA
- a CDS encoding polysaccharide biosynthesis C-terminal domain-containing protein: protein MLKRFFKETLIYGLSTYIQKFIGVFLLPLYTALLTPEDYGILDLLGTVSIISIYLVVSGTDSSLSYYYFRKEHMKERPVMVSSILLIRITFAAAAFVIVGLLSHKLTFLIFGKDYSLFFILTGISLAVQSIYSFFTDLIRFEKRPWIFTWVSVTNLLINIGLNIYFILILKKGVWGAILASVICYGIMACFTVYYVFRRYGIHFSFSWAKKILAYGSPLIGTAFAVWILTTTDRYFLAHYRNIADIGIYAVGFKLASFLGLVSGALQMAWSPYAMDIQYEPNAKKIYAKVFFIYFVVNILAVFFISMFSIDLLKVFTQPAYYSAKAVVPFLCMSVVFFSGYFIVSIGIAVTKKAQHTIWITLTAAAVNIAMNFLLTPAIGAVGAALSIMTANFLIFALTLWISQKLYPVDYGYLRVAALFIPAALIVAASYYYDINLPVRAGLAAIYFISAAAYLYVNLRNSDEMKMILGRIKTIGKSKQPEKQD from the coding sequence TTGCTTAAGCGTTTTTTTAAAGAAACGCTGATATACGGTTTAAGCACGTATATACAAAAGTTTATCGGGGTTTTTTTGCTCCCGCTTTACACTGCATTACTTACTCCGGAAGATTATGGAATTTTAGATTTGCTTGGAACAGTATCGATTATCAGCATATACCTCGTAGTTTCCGGTACTGATTCCTCATTAAGCTATTATTATTTCAGAAAAGAACATATGAAAGAGCGGCCAGTAATGGTCTCTTCCATCCTTTTAATCAGAATTACTTTTGCAGCAGCAGCTTTTGTTATTGTTGGGTTACTCTCTCACAAACTTACATTTTTAATTTTCGGTAAAGATTATTCCTTATTCTTTATATTAACAGGTATATCGCTTGCAGTACAGTCAATTTATTCCTTTTTTACCGATCTTATCAGGTTTGAAAAAAGACCATGGATCTTTACATGGGTATCAGTGACAAACCTGCTTATAAATATCGGGCTCAATATTTATTTTATACTCATACTTAAAAAAGGAGTATGGGGCGCAATTTTGGCAAGTGTGATATGTTACGGAATAATGGCGTGTTTTACTGTTTATTATGTTTTCAGAAGGTATGGCATACATTTTTCATTTAGCTGGGCTAAAAAAATACTCGCTTACGGAAGTCCATTGATCGGCACGGCATTCGCAGTATGGATCCTGACAACTACAGACAGGTATTTTCTGGCTCATTACAGGAATATTGCTGATATTGGCATTTATGCTGTCGGTTTTAAGCTGGCATCATTTCTGGGACTTGTTTCAGGAGCGCTTCAGATGGCATGGTCCCCTTATGCAATGGATATCCAATACGAACCCAATGCAAAGAAGATCTACGCCAAAGTATTCTTTATATATTTTGTAGTAAATATACTGGCAGTATTTTTTATTTCGATGTTCTCAATTGACCTGTTAAAGGTATTTACCCAGCCGGCTTATTATTCAGCTAAAGCCGTTGTGCCGTTTTTATGTATGAGCGTTGTATTTTTCAGCGGGTATTTTATTGTTTCGATAGGGATTGCAGTAACAAAAAAGGCGCAGCATACTATCTGGATCACGCTGACAGCCGCTGCAGTAAATATTGCAATGAATTTTCTGCTTACTCCTGCAATAGGCGCAGTTGGCGCAGCGCTTTCAATAATGACAGCGAATTTTCTTATCTTTGCGTTAACTTTATGGATCTCTCAAAAATTATATCCAGTGGATTACGGATATTTAAGGGTCGCGGCTTTGTTTATACCAGCAGCACTTATTGTTGCGGCAAGCTATTATTATGATATCAACCTACCAGTAAGAGCAGGCCTGGCTGCAATTTATTTTATTTCAGCGGCAGCATATTTGTATGTGAATCTCCGCAATTCAGATGAAATGAAAATGATACTCGGCAGGATAAAGACTATTGGAAAAAGCAAACAGCCAGAAAAACAGGACTAA
- a CDS encoding HlyC/CorC family transporter: MQVESILFEVILVLLIIFANAFFVAAEFAIVKVRSTQIQPLAESNNKRAKVTVKILSNLDAYLSASQVGITMTSLGLGWVGEPVTAKLLSPLFTMFGMTNPQTIHTLSIIIGFIFLTFLHISLGEQAPKMLAIKSPKSVSLIVAIPLNLFYITFKPIVWMLNHAANFILRLIGIQQVPDSERINSEEELRLLISEGRKSGAIDQTEHQLIEKIFEFNDKQASEIMVPRNHMIAINLEDSREEIFQKVTEEGFSRIPVYKETIDNIVGIIYTKDLISASEHRELIALQDIIRPAFFVSSTKQIGNLLKEMQRSKVHMAIVVDEYGGVEGLVTIEDIIEEIVGEIQDEYDVDETQDVVSEKSGVYLVNPIISIENFNTRFKTSLPEDPDYQTLSGFLQKVTGHIPEVYERIDFKGMSFVVTKKSGNRIVQVRVQKI; the protein is encoded by the coding sequence ATGCAGGTCGAAAGTATACTGTTTGAAGTAATTTTAGTTCTGCTAATAATATTTGCAAATGCTTTTTTTGTAGCTGCGGAATTTGCAATTGTGAAAGTACGTTCTACCCAAATACAGCCCCTTGCTGAAAGCAACAATAAACGTGCTAAGGTTACTGTCAAGATACTTTCTAACCTTGATGCTTATCTATCAGCTTCACAGGTTGGTATTACCATGACCTCTCTCGGGCTGGGCTGGGTTGGTGAGCCGGTGACGGCAAAGCTTTTAAGTCCGCTGTTCACAATGTTCGGCATGACAAATCCGCAGACCATACATACTCTTTCAATTATTATCGGATTCATTTTCCTTACCTTTCTGCATATTTCCCTTGGAGAACAGGCTCCTAAAATGCTTGCTATTAAATCGCCGAAATCTGTTTCACTCATAGTTGCTATACCTTTAAACCTGTTCTATATTACTTTTAAACCAATAGTGTGGATGCTGAACCATGCCGCCAATTTTATTTTAAGGCTCATTGGGATCCAGCAGGTACCTGATTCTGAGCGAATTAACTCTGAAGAAGAGCTGAGACTGCTTATATCTGAAGGCAGAAAGTCAGGTGCTATAGACCAGACCGAACACCAGCTCATAGAAAAGATCTTTGAGTTTAATGATAAACAGGCAAGCGAAATTATGGTTCCAAGAAACCATATGATAGCTATTAACCTGGAAGACTCACGAGAAGAAATTTTCCAGAAAGTAACAGAAGAAGGATTTTCAAGGATCCCGGTTTACAAGGAAACCATTGATAATATTGTTGGTATAATTTATACCAAAGATCTTATTTCTGCTTCTGAACACAGGGAGCTTATTGCCCTGCAGGATATCATCCGTCCGGCATTTTTTGTTTCATCAACCAAACAGATAGGCAACCTGCTTAAGGAAATGCAGCGCAGCAAGGTGCATATGGCCATTGTAGTGGATGAATACGGCGGTGTTGAAGGATTAGTTACAATTGAAGATATTATCGAGGAAATTGTCGGCGAGATACAGGATGAATATGATGTTGATGAAACCCAGGATGTTGTCAGTGAAAAAAGCGGGGTGTACCTGGTCAACCCGATAATTTCAATTGAAAATTTCAATACAAGGTTCAAAACCAGCCTGCCCGAAGACCCGGATTACCAGACATTAAGCGGGTTTCTACAGAAAGTTACAGGGCATATTCCCGAGGTTTACGAAAGGATAGATTTTAAGGGAATGAGCTTTGTAGTAACTAAAAAATCAGGAAACCGGATAGTACAGGTTAGGGTTCAGAAGATCTGA
- a CDS encoding HlyC/CorC family transporter: protein MLTQALLIFVLILVNAIFVVTEYAIIRVRTAEIDNLVSKGNTRAKLAKTIISDLDKYISATQLGITFVNLLLGWVGEDIFIHLLEPVFISLGISDSFSQTLAVIFGLLIITYFTITIGELAPKAFAIRKYLGATLWLSYPLLIFYKIFKPFIWLLNVSAALIIRLMGIKPLLNDSGINSQEEILQVIREGRKTGLIDQTEHQLIEKIFDFNDKLVKEIMVHRGQMVVLNIDDPRDKIYEIVTEEGYSRIPVYKDTIDNIIGIIYSKDLISASEHRQLISLNDIIRPAYFVNETKNIGILLREFQKQKVHIGIVVNEYGGVEGLVTMEDIIEEITGEIMDEYDIESPDIIKGKNQEYIVNPFIPVEEFNMKFNASLPLDKGYNTLGGFLYNVTGHIPSLYERIDYSGFTFIIAAKQRNTIKQVKVIKNA from the coding sequence TTGCTTACTCAGGCATTATTAATATTTGTTCTTATTCTTGTTAACGCAATTTTTGTGGTAACAGAGTATGCTATTATCAGGGTACGTACTGCTGAAATTGATAATCTTGTAAGCAAAGGCAATACAAGGGCAAAGCTGGCTAAAACAATAATCAGTGATCTTGATAAATATATTTCAGCCACACAGCTTGGAATTACTTTTGTAAACCTTTTGCTTGGCTGGGTAGGTGAAGATATTTTTATTCATCTTCTTGAGCCTGTTTTTATTTCTCTTGGTATCTCTGATTCATTCAGCCAGACGCTGGCGGTTATATTCGGACTTCTCATAATAACTTATTTTACTATAACTATCGGTGAACTTGCTCCAAAAGCTTTCGCTATAAGAAAATATCTCGGGGCGACACTTTGGCTTTCTTACCCGCTGCTTATATTTTATAAAATTTTTAAACCATTTATCTGGCTGCTTAATGTTTCAGCAGCTCTTATTATCAGGCTTATGGGGATAAAACCGCTGCTTAACGATAGCGGTATAAACAGCCAGGAAGAAATCCTGCAGGTTATAAGAGAAGGCAGGAAAACCGGATTAATTGACCAGACTGAGCATCAGCTTATAGAAAAAATATTCGATTTTAATGATAAGCTTGTCAAAGAAATAATGGTTCATCGCGGGCAAATGGTAGTTCTTAATATTGATGATCCCAGGGATAAGATCTATGAAATAGTTACCGAAGAAGGCTATTCCAGGATACCGGTTTACAAAGATACTATTGATAATATAATAGGCATTATTTACTCTAAAGATCTTATTTCGGCTTCTGAGCACAGGCAGCTTATTTCACTCAATGATATTATACGTCCGGCTTATTTTGTGAATGAAACAAAAAATATCGGTATTCTTCTCAGGGAGTTTCAGAAGCAGAAAGTACATATTGGAATAGTTGTAAATGAATACGGCGGCGTTGAAGGTCTGGTTACAATGGAAGATATCATCGAAGAAATTACCGGGGAAATAATGGATGAGTACGATATTGAATCACCTGATATCATCAAAGGCAAAAACCAGGAGTATATAGTAAACCCCTTCATCCCGGTTGAAGAATTCAACATGAAATTCAATGCATCCTTACCGCTGGATAAAGGCTACAATACTCTGGGCGGATTTTTATACAATGTTACCGGTCACATCCCTTCTTTGTACGAAAGGATCGATTATTCAGGATTTACATTCATAATAGCCGCAAAACAGCGCAATACCATTAAACAGGTTAAGGTAATAAAAAATGCATGA
- the serA gene encoding phosphoglycerate dehydrogenase, which yields MKTDRFFIIDFDSTFVKIEALDELAAIAFNKHPRKDALCAQFKALTDDAMSGKLPFGDSLDTRVKLLNANKDHIKKLINKLNKQVSSSITSNLSFFKKNASNIFVISGGFKEYIIPVVNRFGIAAENVYANTFTFDKAGNITGFDKKNLLAKSGGKVKQVKALKLRGELIAIGDGYTDYELKKSGLISRFYAFTENIKRQNVINKADHITPSFDEFLYISKLPMNISYPKNRIKVLLLENIHKDAHDLFKKEGYSVEVINKSLTEDELSEKIRDVSILCIRSKTIVSEKVISKAGKLLAVGAFCVGTNQIDLDACLSRGVIAFNAPFSNTRSVVELVLGEIIMLMRGIFDKSKNLHNGIWDKSSAGSFEVRGKKLGIIGYGKIGSQLSVLAEDMGMEVYYYDVLEKLALGNAKKCHSMKELFKKADIITVHVDGSGQNTGLIGEKEFRQMKPGVIFLNLSRGYVVDIDALKANVLSGRVRGASIDVFPYEPVSNDEKFTSGLENLPNVILTPHIGGSTDEAQRDIANFVPGKIIDFVNSGNSFYSVNFPNIQLPSFQNAHRLIHIHHNVPGILARINSVFAGHNINIIGQYLKTNELIGYVITDISKKYDPKVINELKKIDHTIKFRILY from the coding sequence ATGAAAACTGACCGTTTTTTTATAATTGATTTTGACAGCACATTTGTTAAGATAGAAGCTCTTGATGAACTGGCTGCTATTGCTTTTAATAAACATCCCCGCAAGGATGCTTTATGCGCGCAGTTCAAAGCTCTTACAGATGATGCAATGTCAGGCAAGCTTCCTTTTGGCGATTCACTTGATACCCGCGTTAAATTATTAAACGCAAATAAAGACCACATTAAAAAGCTTATAAATAAGCTAAATAAACAGGTTTCTTCTTCAATTACCTCTAATTTATCATTTTTTAAGAAAAATGCTTCCAATATTTTTGTAATATCAGGGGGCTTTAAAGAGTATATTATACCTGTTGTAAACAGGTTCGGCATTGCAGCCGAAAATGTTTATGCCAATACTTTCACATTTGATAAAGCCGGCAACATTACAGGATTTGATAAAAAAAACCTGCTGGCAAAAAGCGGCGGAAAGGTAAAGCAGGTTAAAGCCTTAAAGCTCAGGGGAGAGCTTATTGCAATTGGCGATGGCTACACTGATTATGAATTGAAAAAATCAGGACTAATCAGCAGGTTTTACGCATTTACAGAAAACATCAAACGGCAAAATGTAATTAATAAAGCCGATCATATTACACCAAGCTTTGATGAATTTTTATATATATCCAAATTACCAATGAATATTTCTTATCCCAAGAACAGGATCAAAGTACTGCTGCTTGAAAATATCCACAAGGATGCCCATGACCTGTTCAAAAAGGAAGGCTACAGCGTTGAGGTTATCAATAAAAGCCTTACTGAAGATGAGCTTTCTGAAAAGATCAGGGATGTATCTATTCTTTGTATCCGCTCAAAAACCATAGTGTCAGAAAAAGTTATATCGAAGGCAGGGAAACTCCTGGCCGTAGGCGCATTTTGTGTAGGTACAAACCAGATCGATCTGGATGCATGCTTAAGCAGGGGAGTAATAGCTTTCAACGCTCCTTTCAGCAATACACGCAGTGTTGTTGAGCTTGTGCTGGGAGAAATTATCATGCTTATGCGGGGAATATTTGATAAAAGTAAAAATCTGCATAATGGCATATGGGATAAATCCTCAGCCGGCAGCTTTGAGGTACGCGGCAAAAAGCTTGGTATTATCGGGTACGGCAAAATTGGTTCACAGCTTTCTGTGCTTGCAGAAGATATGGGTATGGAAGTATATTACTATGATGTCCTTGAAAAGCTAGCTCTTGGTAACGCAAAAAAATGCCATTCAATGAAGGAGCTTTTCAAAAAAGCGGATATCATTACTGTTCATGTTGATGGCAGCGGGCAAAATACCGGGCTTATCGGTGAAAAAGAATTCCGGCAGATGAAACCTGGTGTTATTTTCCTCAATTTAAGCAGGGGTTATGTGGTTGATATCGATGCATTAAAAGCGAACGTATTATCCGGCAGGGTAAGAGGAGCTTCAATTGATGTTTTTCCGTATGAACCTGTAAGTAACGATGAAAAATTCACCAGCGGGCTTGAGAACCTGCCTAACGTTATACTTACCCCGCACATTGGTGGAAGTACAGATGAAGCACAGCGCGATATTGCAAATTTTGTTCCCGGAAAGATCATCGATTTTGTGAACAGCGGTAATTCTTTTTACAGCGTTAATTTTCCCAATATTCAGCTTCCGTCATTTCAGAATGCGCACAGGCTGATACATATTCACCACAATGTGCCGGGCATACTAGCCAGGATAAATTCGGTTTTTGCAGGACATAATATTAATATTATCGGGCAGTACCTCAAAACAAATGAGCTTATAGGGTATGTTATTACTGATATAAGTAAAAAGTATGACCCGAAAGTAATAAATGAATTAAAGAAAATAGATCATACTATTAAATTCAGGATTTTATATTAA
- the rseP gene encoding RIP metalloprotease RseP encodes MEVVSTILYFLITIVILVFVHEFGHFAAAKLCKMKVDKFYLFFDFFNLRIFKFVKGDTEYGLGVFPLGGYVKVAGMIDESMDKDFVNQPPQPWEFRSKPVWQRMFVITAGVIMNTLLAFAIFYTINLSEGKQKMETRMVGYVSPGSVAMKNGILPGTEIEAINGLPVQYWDDVRGNLFIESMGEDVTLDVAMGPVKQKIFIPKSQLVDVNERTFGIFPVQMEPMIQQVAESGPAKDLGLQKGDIITEANGNPIMHSQQFVDIIKSNAGKDIAVKWNRNGTIMSGNIKPAADSTVGIGIGKYTGVVKNIDYNVITAIPQGFKDLWHYGVVLFVKSMWKIIKGDIAFSKAVGGPVKIAQYAGQSAEGGFLSFLGFMAMLSITLAIINILPFPALDGGHFMFLLYEGIFRKPVSHKIQIVVQNVGFIILMAFMAFVVYNDIIHI; translated from the coding sequence ATGGAAGTAGTAAGCACAATTCTTTATTTTCTGATAACGATCGTGATACTGGTTTTTGTACACGAGTTCGGCCACTTTGCCGCGGCAAAGCTTTGTAAAATGAAGGTGGATAAATTTTACCTGTTCTTCGATTTCTTCAACCTCCGCATTTTTAAGTTTGTGAAAGGTGATACTGAATACGGACTCGGCGTGTTTCCGCTGGGAGGTTATGTTAAAGTTGCAGGTATGATCGATGAAAGCATGGATAAGGATTTTGTAAACCAGCCGCCTCAGCCTTGGGAATTCCGTTCAAAACCTGTTTGGCAGAGAATGTTCGTTATTACCGCCGGCGTTATTATGAATACACTGCTGGCTTTTGCGATATTTTATACCATCAACCTTTCTGAAGGCAAGCAGAAAATGGAAACCAGGATGGTTGGTTATGTTTCACCGGGTTCTGTTGCTATGAAAAACGGTATTCTGCCCGGAACTGAAATTGAAGCTATCAACGGACTCCCTGTTCAGTATTGGGATGATGTCCGCGGAAACCTTTTCATTGAAAGTATGGGCGAAGATGTAACACTTGATGTTGCAATGGGTCCCGTTAAACAGAAAATTTTCATTCCCAAATCACAGCTTGTAGATGTGAACGAAAGAACTTTCGGTATTTTCCCGGTTCAAATGGAACCCATGATCCAGCAGGTTGCTGAAAGCGGACCGGCAAAAGATCTAGGCTTGCAAAAAGGTGATATTATTACCGAAGCTAACGGTAATCCAATAATGCATTCACAGCAGTTTGTGGATATTATCAAAAGCAATGCAGGCAAAGATATAGCCGTAAAATGGAACCGTAACGGTACCATTATGAGCGGTAACATTAAGCCTGCCGCTGATAGCACTGTCGGTATCGGAATTGGTAAATATACAGGTGTTGTTAAGAATATAGATTACAATGTTATTACGGCTATTCCCCAGGGATTTAAAGACCTTTGGCACTACGGTGTAGTGCTTTTTGTTAAATCAATGTGGAAAATAATTAAAGGCGATATTGCTTTCAGCAAGGCAGTAGGCGGACCGGTAAAAATTGCGCAGTATGCAGGCCAGTCAGCCGAAGGCGGTTTCCTTTCATTCCTCGGATTTATGGCAATGCTATCAATTACACTGGCAATAATAAATATTCTGCCGTTCCCTGCGCTTGATGGCGGTCATTTTATGTTCCTGCTGTATGAAGGAATTTTCCGCAAGCCAGTTTCACATAAGATACAGATCGTAGTGCAGAATGTCGGTTTTATAATACTTATGGCATTTATGGCTTTTGTAGTATATAATGATATAATTCATATTTAG
- a CDS encoding 1-deoxy-D-xylulose-5-phosphate reductoisomerase yields MKNIAVLGSTGSIGKNTLEVVRNLNRNGFPVTVKYISANSNVELLAEQIEEFKPKAAVIFNEAGYNALKLRSLKHKCEILCGQAGINEISRRDDFELVVNALVGFSGLIPTTEAIKHGKDIALANKESLVVAGELIYSMLSGSSAHLLPIDSEHSAILQCLQGEPMKQVTKLILTASGGPFREFTREEMNNVSVEQALKHPNWVMGNKITIDSATLMNKGFEIIEAKWLFNIEAENIEVLIHPQSIIHSMVEFSDGSVKAQLGVPDMKVPIQYALTYPERINSDYPRIDFKQLKNLTFDEPDLEKFECLKLAYDVIKSGGSYPIVLNGANEAAVELFLKGKIRFMDIPALIKSAMDKHENHVSPNLENIVEIDSWSRRFVHEASLELA; encoded by the coding sequence ATGAAAAATATTGCCGTTTTAGGTTCTACAGGCTCAATTGGTAAAAATACGCTCGAAGTTGTTAGGAATCTAAACCGCAACGGTTTTCCCGTTACGGTTAAATATATTTCTGCCAACTCAAATGTTGAGCTTCTTGCTGAGCAAATTGAAGAATTTAAGCCTAAAGCCGCTGTAATTTTTAACGAGGCAGGTTATAATGCGCTAAAGCTGCGTTCTTTAAAGCATAAATGCGAAATTCTTTGCGGGCAGGCAGGGATCAATGAAATTTCCCGGCGGGATGATTTTGAGCTAGTTGTAAATGCGCTTGTTGGCTTCAGCGGCCTCATACCAACTACCGAAGCTATCAAACACGGTAAAGATATCGCGCTTGCCAATAAGGAATCACTGGTTGTTGCAGGTGAGCTGATTTACTCCATGTTAAGCGGAAGCTCTGCACACCTGCTGCCGATTGATAGTGAACACTCGGCAATTCTGCAATGCCTGCAGGGTGAGCCAATGAAGCAGGTGACGAAGCTTATTTTAACTGCAAGCGGCGGACCCTTCAGGGAATTTACCCGCGAAGAAATGAATAACGTTTCTGTTGAACAGGCTTTAAAGCATCCAAACTGGGTGATGGGCAATAAAATTACAATTGATTCAGCCACTTTAATGAATAAAGGATTTGAAATTATTGAAGCTAAATGGTTGTTCAATATAGAAGCGGAAAATATCGAGGTTTTGATCCATCCGCAGTCAATAATCCATTCAATGGTGGAGTTCAGCGACGGCTCAGTTAAAGCGCAGCTTGGGGTACCTGATATGAAAGTGCCGATACAATATGCTTTAACATACCCTGAAAGAATTAATTCTGATTATCCGAGAATTGACTTTAAACAGCTGAAAAATCTGACATTTGATGAACCTGACCTTGAAAAATTTGAATGTTTAAAGCTTGCCTATGATGTAATAAAATCAGGCGGCTCTTATCCAATAGTATTGAACGGGGCTAATGAAGCTGCAGTAGAGCTTTTCCTTAAGGGAAAGATAAGGTTTATGGATATTCCCGCGCTTATTAAAAGCGCTATGGATAAACATGAAAACCATGTTTCACCAAACCTTGAAAATATTGTAGAAATTGACAGCTGGTCAAGAAGGTTCGTTCATGAAGCTTCGCTTGAGCTGGCTTAA